Proteins encoded by one window of Xiphias gladius isolate SHS-SW01 ecotype Sanya breed wild chromosome 15, ASM1685928v1, whole genome shotgun sequence:
- the timm10 gene encoding mitochondrial import inner membrane translocase subunit Tim10 yields MDPMKAQQLAAELEVEMMADMYNRMTNACHRKCVPPHYKEAELTKGESVCLDRCVAKYLDLHEKLGRKLTELSVQDEEMMRKAAVGSG; encoded by the exons ATGGATCCCATGAAGGCACAGCAGCTGGCAGCGGAGCTGGAGGTGGAGATGATGGCTGACATGTACAACCG aATGACCAACGCCTGCCACAGGAAGTGTGTACCGCCACATTACAAGGAGGCAGAGCTGACAAAGGGCGAGTCGGTATGCCTGGACCGCTGCGTGGCAAAATATCTGGACCTTCACGAGAAGCTGGGACGCAAGCTGACAGAGCTCTCAGTCCAGGACGAGGAAATGATGAGGAAAGCAGCTGTCGGGAGCGGATAG
- the unc93b1 gene encoding protein unc-93 homolog B1 — translation MMVAIDGEEQAREADHLVAPPNGAMNELADVGQEDNMQDQMEEFLGPQSEYNEEEEERKYYRRKRLGVIKNVLAASVGAMIVYSVYMGLLQMQLILHYDMTYREVKYSNLVLEDIDRKMLMGINVTPIIGLLYTPVLIRFLGTKWMMFLASGIYALFVSTNYWERYYTLVPSAVAIGVAIVPLWASLGNYITRMAQQYYEYVNYKEEHVQEQKKLPKGACHRYIIVFQSVFHIIFHLSFVFAEFPMGLVLNGYLHDNQHILCNVKVCGAAVSGVIPGFNTTVLTNLPPSMLLIKVESVLMGFAFLSMIIFLVLCGAAYRPTEEIDLRSIGWGNIFQLPFKHLRDYRLRLLCPFFIYSGFEVLFAITGFSLSYGVCILGLKKLWLLIVVYGLSCSIFSSLSLFILRLPRWLCLVSGAAVHFVLLVALLAFSVQRQKGQLYTEYLGPLLVITVLWGLGTALNKTGVSTLLGMLYAEEKERLDFVYTIYHWWQAFAIFIVYLWSNLPMRAKLSILLATLLLACYCYWLMERRLAKDLRPRLPRIPRPRHKVKGYRYLEEDNSDESDSESEEDEEEKTEDEEHVVEEMGAEDSEEGGHDGEAQGADSPRARRRGAEGHRCRREDAHVKEGEREEREGG, via the exons ATG ATGGTGGCAATTGATGGCGAAGAGCAAGCCAGAGAAGCTGATCATCTTGTAGCACCTCCTAATGGTGCCATGAATGAACTGGCGGATGTGGGGCAAGAAGACAACATGCAGGACCAG ATGGAGGAGTTTTTGGGTCCGCAGTCAGAGTacaacgaggaggaggaggaaaggaaataCTACAGGAGAAAGAGGCTGGGAGTCATCAAGAATGTTCTTGCAGCCAGTGTTGGAGCCATGATCGTTTACAGTGTATATATGG GCCTTCTGCAAATGCAGCTGATCCTCCATTATGATATGACCTACCGTGAGGTGAAGTACAGCAACCTTGTCCTGGAGGACATCGACCGCAAGATGTTGATGGGCATTAATGTCACGCCCATTATAGGCCTGCTGTACACTCCTGTTCTCATCAg GTTTCTAGGTACTAAGTGGATGATGTTCCTGGCTTCGGGAATCTACGCGCTCTTCGTCTCAACCAATTACTGGGAGCGTTACTACACCTTGGTTCCCTCAGCCGTAGCCATCGGCGTGGCCATTGTGCCGCTCTGGGCCTCCTTGGGAAATTACATCACGAG GATGGCGCAGCAGTACTACGAGTACGTCAACTACAAGGAGGAGCATGTGCAGGAGCAGAAGAAGCTTCCTAAAGGAGCGTGCCACAGATACATCATCGTCTTCCAGTCAGTCTTCCACATCATCTTCCAT CTGAGTTTTGTCTTTGCGGAGTTCCCGATGGGTCTTGTCCTCAACGGCTACCTGCATGATAACCAGCACATTCTCTGCAATGTCAAAGTCTGCG GTGCAGCAGTCAGCGGAGTGATCCCTGGCTTCAACACCACTGTGCTGACCAACCTGCCGCCCTCCATGCTGCTCATCAAGGTGGAGAGCGTCCTCATGGGCTTCGCCTTCCTGTCCATGATCATC TTCCTTGTGCTGTGTGGCGCCGCCTACCGGCCGACAGAAGAGATCGACCTGCGGAGCATCGGCTGGGGTAACATCTTCCAGCTGCCTTTCAAACACCTGAGGGACTACCGCCTGCGACTGCTCTGCCCCTTCTTCATCTACAGTGGCTTTGAAGTGCTGTTTGCCATCACCGGGTTCTCTCTG TCCTATGGCGTCTGCATTTTGGGCCTGAAAAAACTGTGGCTCCTTATAGTCGTCTATGGCCTCTCCTGctccatcttttcctccctctccctcttcatcctACGCCTCCCACGCTGGCTGTGTCTGGTTAGCGGCGCAGCTGTGCATTTTGTGTTGCTGGTGGCTCTCCTGGCATTCTCTGTACAACGCCAGAAGGGGCAGTTATATACAGAGTATCTGGGCCCTCTGCTTGTGATCACCGTGCTGTGGGGTCTCGGCACCGCCCTGAACAAGACGGGCGTCAGCA ctCTGCTTGGTATGCTCTATGCTGAGGAAAAAGAACGTCTGGACTTTGTGTACACCATCTATCACTGGTGGCAGGCCTTCGCCATCTTCATAGTCTACCTATGGTCCAACCTGCCTATGAGG GCCAAGCTCTCCATCCTTTTGGCCACTTTACTGCTTGCCTGCTACTGCTATTGGCTGATGGAGCGTCGGCTGGCAAAGGACTTGCGGCCCAGACTGCCTCGCATCCCTCGGCCGCGGCACAAG GTTAAAGGCTATCGCTACCTGGAAGAGGACAACTCAGATGAGTCAGACTCCGAGagtgaggaggatgaggaggagaagacgGAAGACGAAGAGCATGTGGTGGAAGAGATGGGAGCAGAGGACAGCGAGGAAGGAGGCCATGACGGAGAGGCACAGGGAGCTGACTCACCCAGAGCCAGGAGGAGAGGGGCAGAGGGTCACCGCTGCAGACGGGAGGATGCCCAtgtgaaggagggagagagggaagagcgCGAGGGAGgttga